In one Nocardia tengchongensis genomic region, the following are encoded:
- a CDS encoding SAM-dependent methyltransferase — protein MNSDSAAERVDTTKPHPARRYDYWLGGKDNFAADRESADAVAEAFPTVQLAAVENRNFLRRAVAYLTGEAGIRQFLDIGTGLPTAGNVHEIAQGIAPESRIVYVDNDPIVLVHARHLLDSAPEGATAYLDADLRDPRHILDHPDLLSTIDLSKPVALMVVAVAHFMTDDQQPYELIRTLTDALAPGSYLVMSHATNDYLDEHDLARSAEANTRSGVPFQLRSGAEFAKFFDGFTLVPPGITAVTLWRPEEYRPHPRPEAVSMLGAVARIP, from the coding sequence GTGAACTCGGATTCAGCGGCAGAGCGCGTCGACACCACCAAACCACATCCGGCCCGCCGGTACGACTACTGGCTGGGTGGTAAGGACAATTTCGCCGCGGATCGCGAGTCCGCCGACGCGGTGGCCGAGGCGTTCCCGACGGTCCAGCTGGCCGCTGTGGAGAACCGGAATTTCCTGCGCCGCGCCGTCGCGTACCTGACCGGCGAGGCCGGGATCCGCCAGTTCCTCGACATCGGCACCGGGTTGCCGACCGCGGGCAATGTGCACGAGATCGCCCAGGGCATCGCCCCCGAATCCCGCATCGTCTATGTCGACAACGACCCGATCGTGCTGGTGCACGCCCGTCATCTGCTCGACAGCGCCCCCGAGGGCGCGACCGCCTACCTGGACGCCGACCTACGCGATCCGCGGCACATCCTCGACCATCCCGACCTGCTCTCGACCATCGACCTGAGCAAGCCGGTCGCGCTCATGGTGGTCGCGGTCGCGCACTTCATGACCGATGACCAGCAGCCCTACGAACTGATCCGCACCCTCACCGACGCGCTGGCGCCCGGCAGCTACCTGGTCATGTCGCACGCCACCAACGACTATCTGGACGAGCACGATCTGGCGCGGTCCGCCGAGGCCAATACCCGCAGCGGGGTGCCGTTCCAACTACGGTCGGGCGCCGAGTTCGCCAAGTTCTTCGACGGCTTCACCCTGGTCCCGCCGGGCATCACCGCGGTCACCCTGTGGCGGCCCGAGGAGTACCGCCCGCATCCGCGGCCCGAGGCGGTGTCCATGCTCGGCGCGG
- a CDS encoding cytochrome P450 — protein MRSEAPVYRNDTDDFWAFSRHADVLAALRDSDRFSSVNGLRMEPAFWGPQAERFFSFVAMDPPKHTRLRGLVTRAFTAHRVQALGPRLREIAVGMLEPLLERGSFDLMAEFAGPFPTEVISELVGVPEGDREMLRKLGMEIMYTEEESTDLRPEAMQAIGALVGYYTELTIERSKSRQEDLLSGLLDAADGDDRLTPEEIVGVLILLVGAGIETSMLTFGNAWHAAALHPEQRRQALDGRIDDWIAEAMRWDPATQTQLRTTTEAIELHGVSIPADARILLLTGSANRDPEVFADPDTFDLDRDTSASLVFGSGRHHCLGSNLALLELRTALQEIASRVADFEVDVAGSKRIHASNNRGFATLPTTVTLR, from the coding sequence TTGCGCAGTGAGGCCCCGGTCTACCGGAACGACACCGACGACTTCTGGGCCTTCTCGCGCCACGCCGACGTGCTCGCCGCCCTCCGCGATTCCGACCGTTTCTCCAGCGTGAACGGGCTGCGCATGGAACCCGCCTTCTGGGGTCCGCAGGCCGAACGCTTCTTCTCCTTCGTCGCCATGGACCCGCCCAAGCACACTCGGCTGCGCGGTCTGGTCACGCGCGCGTTCACCGCGCACCGGGTACAGGCGCTGGGTCCGCGGCTGCGCGAGATCGCGGTCGGCATGCTGGAGCCGCTGCTCGAGCGTGGCAGTTTCGACCTGATGGCGGAGTTCGCCGGACCGTTCCCGACGGAGGTGATCTCCGAGCTGGTCGGCGTCCCCGAGGGCGACCGCGAGATGCTGCGCAAGCTCGGCATGGAGATCATGTACACCGAGGAGGAGTCCACCGACCTGCGGCCCGAGGCCATGCAGGCGATCGGCGCGCTGGTCGGCTACTACACCGAGCTGACCATCGAGCGCAGCAAGTCCCGGCAGGAAGACCTGCTCTCGGGCCTGCTCGACGCCGCCGACGGCGACGACCGGCTCACCCCCGAGGAGATCGTGGGCGTGCTGATCCTGCTGGTCGGCGCGGGCATCGAGACCAGCATGCTGACCTTCGGCAATGCCTGGCACGCCGCCGCCCTGCACCCCGAGCAGCGCCGCCAGGCCCTCGACGGGCGCATCGATGACTGGATCGCCGAGGCCATGCGCTGGGATCCGGCCACCCAGACCCAGCTGCGCACCACCACCGAGGCGATCGAGCTGCACGGCGTCAGCATCCCCGCCGATGCCCGCATCCTGCTGCTCACCGGATCGGCCAACCGTGACCCGGAGGTCTTCGCCGACCCCGACACCTTCGACCTGGACCGCGACACCTCGGCCTCGCTGGTCTTCGGCAGCGGCCGCCACCACTGCCTGGGCTCCAACCTGGCGCTGCTCGAGCTGCGCACCGCCCTGCAGGAAATCGCCTCTCGCGTAGCCGATTTCGAGGTGGACGTCGCGGGCAGCAAGCGCATCCACGCCTCCAACAACCGCGGCTTCGCCACCCTGCCGACCACGGTCACCCTGCGCTGA
- a CDS encoding TetR/AcrR family transcriptional regulator → MARTTYHHGALRAALIDAGLALANDGGPDQVVLREVARAAGVSHSAAYRHFADRDALLTEVARRARAELAAEMRGRIARATDPRARLQATGTAYIGFALSRPGLFRTAFGALPATEPDPAAAPADDPHRILGQVLDEAQAAGLLDPRVRPGAEIAAWSAVHGLASLLLDGSLPATPADIDFAVAQVLGLVNRGLLDDGTSESATARRE, encoded by the coding sequence ATGGCCCGGACCACCTACCACCACGGCGCGCTGCGCGCGGCCCTCATCGATGCGGGCCTGGCGCTGGCGAACGACGGCGGGCCCGACCAGGTGGTCCTGCGTGAGGTCGCCCGCGCCGCCGGGGTCTCGCATTCGGCCGCCTACCGCCACTTCGCCGACCGTGACGCCCTGCTCACCGAGGTCGCCCGCCGCGCCCGCGCCGAACTCGCCGCCGAGATGCGCGGCCGCATCGCCCGCGCCACCGACCCCCGCGCGCGCCTGCAGGCCACCGGCACCGCCTACATCGGTTTCGCGCTGAGCCGTCCCGGCCTGTTCCGCACCGCCTTCGGCGCGCTCCCGGCCACCGAACCCGACCCGGCCGCCGCGCCCGCCGACGACCCGCATCGCATCCTCGGCCAGGTCCTCGACGAGGCGCAGGCGGCCGGTCTGCTGGACCCGCGGGTGCGACCCGGCGCCGAGATCGCCGCCTGGTCCGCGGTCCACGGCCTGGCCAGCCTGCTGCTCGACGGATCCCTGCCCGCCACCCCGGCCGATATCGATTTCGCGGTCGCCCAGGTGCTCGGCCTGGTGAACCGCGGGCTGCTGGACGACGGGACGTCGGAATCGGCTACCGCGCGACGCGAGTAG
- a CDS encoding class I SAM-dependent methyltransferase — protein MNNISIDTPYSSGISRIAIEKALSAAGIDLDTLRIGDLALVEDFHTMGRIATGGLTELAGLTAESRVLDAGSGIGGTARFVADGYGCQVTAVDLTEDYCETARWIDQLVGLDDRISVRQADVTDLPFDDSGFDVVFSQHVQMNIADKDRLYREAHRVLDSGGLLAIWDITGTDGNPDFPLPWADRPDQSHLVTSDELRGAVERAGFTLERWDDLTDQAATIMRMVLANPPNPVGLQSFVANFPEKIENLTRALTDGRLRAIRGLARAHKP, from the coding sequence ATGAACAATATTTCGATCGACACACCGTATTCGTCCGGCATCTCCCGCATCGCCATCGAGAAGGCCCTGTCGGCGGCGGGCATCGACCTCGACACGCTGCGGATCGGCGATCTGGCACTGGTGGAGGACTTCCACACCATGGGCCGCATCGCCACCGGCGGTCTCACCGAACTGGCCGGACTGACCGCCGAGAGCCGGGTGCTCGACGCCGGGAGCGGGATCGGCGGCACCGCCCGCTTCGTCGCCGACGGCTATGGCTGTCAGGTCACCGCCGTCGACCTGACCGAGGACTACTGCGAGACGGCGCGTTGGATCGATCAGTTGGTGGGACTGGATGATCGAATCTCGGTACGCCAGGCCGACGTCACCGATTTACCCTTCGACGACAGCGGCTTCGACGTGGTCTTCAGCCAGCACGTGCAGATGAACATCGCCGACAAAGACCGCCTCTACCGCGAAGCGCATCGGGTGCTGGATTCCGGTGGCCTGCTTGCCATCTGGGACATCACCGGGACGGACGGGAATCCCGACTTTCCACTGCCGTGGGCGGACCGCCCGGACCAGAGCCATCTGGTGACCTCGGACGAATTGCGCGGCGCGGTCGAGCGGGCGGGGTTCACCCTCGAACGATGGGACGATCTCACCGATCAAGCCGCCACGATCATGCGGATGGTGCTGGCGAATCCACCGAATCCCGTTGGCCTGCAATCCTTTGTGGCGAACTTCCCGGAGAAGATCGAGAACCTGACCCGGGCGCTGACCGACGGCCGGTTGCGCGCCATCCGCGGCCTCGCCCGGGCGCACAAGCCCTGA